From a region of the Thermosulfurimonas sp. F29 genome:
- a CDS encoding sigma-54 dependent transcriptional regulator, producing MPEILVVDDERSILESLRDILEDEGYSVRCVESGEEALRLVEESPPDLVLLDIWLPGLDGMKVLERLRQEHPTLPVVMISGHGTIELAVRAVKLGAFDFLEKPLSYDRVIVTVEKALRMRALSEENLRLRSRLREPGLTGESPAIREVRELIARVAPTEATVLIQGESGVGKEVAARMIHNLSRRAQGPFVEVNCAAIPENLIESELFGHEKGAFTGATRSRRGKFDQAHRGTLFLDEVGDMSLSAQAKVLRVIQEKRFERVGGDRTIEVDVRIIAATNKDLRAEMEAGRFREDLYFRLNVVPIVIPPLRERPEDIPLLVEEFLDELSRHSGLGRKVISPEVLEVLKRYPWPGNVRELKNLIERLVIISPGEEITLNDLPREFLDYAERARGGGEIPEWLRVADFKTAREMFEREFLRRKLEEYGGNISRMAQAIGLRRSYLHRKLKALGLSRE from the coding sequence ATGCCTGAGATCCTGGTGGTGGACGACGAAAGGAGCATCCTCGAGAGTCTGCGGGACATCCTGGAGGACGAGGGCTACAGCGTGAGGTGCGTGGAAAGCGGCGAGGAGGCCCTCCGCCTCGTCGAGGAATCTCCCCCGGATCTGGTACTGCTGGACATATGGTTGCCCGGGCTCGACGGCATGAAGGTGCTCGAGCGGCTTCGCCAGGAGCATCCCACCCTCCCGGTGGTCATGATTTCCGGGCACGGCACCATAGAACTGGCCGTCCGGGCCGTGAAACTGGGGGCCTTCGATTTTCTGGAAAAACCCCTTTCCTACGACCGGGTAATCGTTACCGTGGAGAAGGCCCTAAGGATGCGGGCCCTTTCCGAGGAGAACCTGAGGCTGCGTTCCCGTCTGCGGGAGCCCGGTCTCACCGGGGAGTCCCCGGCCATTCGGGAGGTGCGCGAACTCATCGCCCGGGTGGCTCCCACCGAGGCCACCGTGCTCATCCAGGGAGAGTCCGGTGTGGGCAAGGAGGTGGCCGCCCGGATGATCCACAATCTTTCCCGGCGGGCTCAGGGGCCCTTCGTGGAGGTTAACTGCGCCGCCATTCCCGAAAACCTCATCGAAAGCGAACTTTTCGGACACGAAAAGGGGGCCTTTACCGGGGCCACCCGATCCCGCCGGGGTAAGTTCGATCAGGCCCACCGGGGGACGCTCTTTCTGGACGAGGTGGGGGACATGAGCCTTTCGGCCCAGGCCAAGGTCCTGCGGGTAATCCAGGAAAAGAGGTTTGAACGGGTGGGCGGGGATCGGACCATTGAGGTGGATGTGCGCATCATCGCCGCCACCAACAAGGACCTCCGGGCCGAAATGGAGGCCGGTCGTTTCCGGGAAGACCTCTACTTCCGGCTCAATGTGGTTCCCATCGTGATCCCCCCCCTGCGCGAACGACCGGAGGACATCCCCCTCCTGGTGGAGGAGTTTCTGGACGAACTTTCCCGGCACAGCGGGCTGGGGAGGAAGGTGATCTCTCCGGAGGTCCTGGAGGTGTTGAAGCGCTATCCCTGGCCGGGAAATGTGCGGGAACTGAAGAACCTCATCGAGCGTCTGGTGATCATCTCTCCGGGGGAGGAGATCACCCTGAACGATCTGCCCCGGGAGTTTCTGGATTATGCCGAGCGCGCCCGGGGTGGAGGGGAGATCCCCGAGTGGCTGCGGGTGGCCGACTTCAAGACCGCCCGGGAGATGTTCGAAAGAGAATTTCTGCGTCGGAAACTCGAGGAATACGGTGGGAACATCTCCCGGATGGCGCAGGCCATCGGTCTCAGGCGCAGTTACCTCCATCGCAAACTCAAGGCCCTGGGGCTCTCGAGGGAGTAA
- a CDS encoding methylenetetrahydrofolate reductase C-terminal domain-containing protein — protein MPAFSRTLSEKEFVITFELVPGRSTRTRHYRQIIRFAEALAGEGLFDALSITDNAGGHPALAPEALGRELRLMGHEPIIHFSCKDKNRNQIESDLLALDRERLHTLLILTGDYPRYGYRGRAKPVFDLDSVSLLRLVSEMREGFHLPPEVPGGGLRLPPIPFFPGCVVNPFKWTEAETVLQYFKLLRKIRAGASFVITQVGFSARKFQELLYFLDEEGIRDLPVLAGVLVMDLRLARLLHRGVVPGITVSERLLRRVERESRAPDGGKEAALSRAARLIAVCRGLGFRGVHICGAPLDPVAARELLHMAGEFYPRWREFLPEFSEHPEGAFFLYREDPETGLNVPQRVPPGPPRSGGILYRFSRLVHRIFFSPRGRLLPVWKKLAERVAGSSLEKHFTRMEYWFKKALFDCQECGDCVLAEMAFLCPQSQCAKYLLNGPCGGSQEGWCEVYPGKRRCVYVRIYERLRPEERRSKLLSGELSPRDWALFRTSSWLNFYLGRSNSPPEE, from the coding sequence GTGCCCGCTTTCAGCCGGACTCTTTCCGAAAAGGAATTCGTGATCACCTTTGAGCTGGTGCCCGGACGCAGCACCCGCACCCGGCATTACCGACAGATTATTCGTTTCGCCGAGGCTCTCGCCGGGGAGGGGCTTTTCGACGCCCTTTCCATCACCGATAACGCCGGGGGACATCCGGCTCTGGCCCCGGAGGCTCTGGGACGGGAGCTCCGCCTCATGGGGCACGAACCCATCATTCACTTTTCCTGCAAGGACAAAAATCGCAATCAAATAGAGAGCGATCTCCTGGCCCTGGATCGAGAAAGGTTGCACACCCTTCTGATTCTCACGGGGGACTATCCCCGCTACGGATACCGGGGCCGGGCCAAGCCGGTCTTTGACCTGGATTCGGTATCCCTCCTGCGCCTGGTTTCGGAGATGCGGGAGGGGTTTCACCTCCCTCCCGAGGTGCCCGGCGGGGGGCTTCGTCTTCCCCCCATTCCCTTCTTTCCGGGCTGTGTGGTGAATCCCTTCAAGTGGACCGAGGCCGAGACCGTTCTTCAGTACTTCAAGCTCCTTCGTAAGATACGGGCCGGGGCCTCTTTCGTAATTACGCAGGTGGGGTTTTCGGCCCGCAAGTTCCAGGAGTTGCTGTATTTCCTGGATGAGGAAGGGATCAGGGATCTACCGGTGCTTGCCGGAGTCCTGGTCATGGATCTGCGTCTGGCTCGCCTTCTCCATCGGGGGGTGGTGCCGGGGATAACCGTTTCGGAAAGACTTCTGCGCCGGGTGGAACGGGAATCCCGCGCCCCGGACGGGGGAAAGGAGGCGGCGCTTTCCCGGGCCGCCCGTCTCATAGCCGTCTGCCGGGGGCTGGGTTTCCGGGGAGTGCACATCTGCGGGGCCCCGCTCGATCCCGTGGCGGCGCGAGAACTCCTTCACATGGCCGGGGAGTTTTACCCCCGCTGGCGGGAATTCCTGCCGGAATTCTCCGAACACCCGGAAGGGGCCTTCTTCCTCTACCGGGAGGATCCGGAAACCGGACTCAATGTCCCGCAAAGAGTGCCCCCGGGTCCTCCCCGGTCCGGAGGGATCCTCTACCGGTTTTCCCGCCTGGTTCACCGGATCTTTTTTTCCCCTCGCGGACGCCTCTTACCCGTGTGGAAAAAACTGGCCGAGCGCGTGGCCGGAAGTTCCCTCGAAAAACACTTCACCCGGATGGAATACTGGTTCAAGAAAGCCCTCTTCGACTGTCAGGAGTGCGGGGATTGTGTACTGGCGGAAATGGCCTTCCTCTGCCCCCAGAGTCAGTGCGCGAAGTACCTCCTCAACGGTCCCTGCGGAGGAAGCCAGGAAGGATGGTGCGAGGTGTATCCCGGGAAACGCCGTTGCGTGTATGTACGGATCTACGAACGTCTCCGTCCGGAGGAGCGCCGGAGCAAGCTCCTTTCCGGAGAACTTTCCCCGCGCGACTGGGCCCTCTTCCGGACCTCTTCCTGGCTGAACTTCTATCTGGGACGCTCTAACTCCCCACCGGAAGAGTGA
- a CDS encoding spermine synthase: protein MPIMENSLPTEGRGAKIILGEPVQRGYFYGYEGIVLHEEGGEQAILVMENAFWGRILFINGTAQFTSRDEFIYHEALVHIPFQAFPEGRVKKVLICGGGDYGAAREVLKYPEVEKVLIADIDPRVPRVVREFFPELLPSNPSDPRLELLTVDAFKLVEDLVKRGEKFDLVIVDSTDPDVSVADYTIELSHSLFSEDFHRMLLKLAPEGAIVQQAATPFTMKDILEGSYTVFRKVYGKETHCYRACIPSFGGDNAYLLRFPGDPREPRRKSVPETHYYTHEVHRASFALPKFWLTEVLEKDE from the coding sequence ATGCCCATCATGGAAAACTCGCTACCCACCGAAGGCCGTGGCGCTAAAATCATCCTGGGAGAACCCGTGCAGCGGGGCTACTTCTACGGATACGAGGGAATCGTCCTCCACGAGGAAGGAGGCGAGCAGGCCATCCTGGTTATGGAAAACGCCTTCTGGGGGAGGATTCTCTTTATCAACGGCACCGCTCAGTTCACCTCCCGGGACGAGTTCATCTATCACGAAGCCCTGGTCCACATTCCCTTCCAGGCCTTCCCCGAAGGACGGGTCAAAAAGGTCCTTATCTGCGGGGGCGGGGATTACGGAGCGGCCCGGGAGGTCCTCAAGTATCCGGAGGTGGAAAAGGTCCTCATCGCCGATATCGATCCCCGGGTCCCCCGGGTGGTGCGAGAATTCTTTCCGGAACTCCTGCCCTCCAATCCCTCGGATCCCCGCCTAGAGCTCCTCACCGTGGATGCCTTCAAGCTGGTGGAGGATCTGGTAAAGCGCGGGGAGAAGTTCGATCTCGTCATCGTGGATTCCACTGACCCCGATGTGTCGGTGGCAGACTATACCATAGAACTCTCCCATTCCCTTTTCAGCGAGGATTTCCACCGGATGCTCCTTAAGCTGGCTCCTGAAGGAGCTATCGTGCAGCAGGCCGCCACCCCCTTCACCATGAAGGACATCCTGGAAGGCTCCTACACGGTCTTCAGGAAGGTTTACGGGAAGGAGACCCATTGTTACCGGGCCTGCATTCCCTCCTTTGGGGGGGATAATGCCTATCTACTGAGGTTTCCGGGGGATCCCCGGGAGCCCCGGCGCAAGTCCGTTCCCGAGACCCACTACTATACCCACGAGGTCCACCGGGCCTCTTTTGCGCTTCCGAAGTTCTGGCTAACGGAGGTGCTGGAAAAAGATGAGTAA
- a CDS encoding plasmid recombination protein has protein sequence MPKSIIRTGNAFILQFKSYHLTDSVKVFQHNVRTRDSKWVDPTRSDLNLYWQVEPNRKDIVTHLQESYLGRVAAWIGGGELAASLFVFALLEATIRHLRDHLVPADVRTFEERKQELERLADSGATELPPDFSFAPFARKDRTVFVHEWVVSASSPFFHSLIGRELVKREDYEEISRNPKLLEWVADNIRFFGKIYRYSTIIATLHLDEKVPHLHIMTAPLWFDSDRSRLYWSGKKFLGDRYSARYRFYEILTSYEEAVGQKYGLGRGLRQELTGRDKYNVPIQVVRKLTSAILAEIRQRLEQGEKIEDILGDERLYAGINKHMNYTAEITAQKNEELLREVRALRDENRRLKEALEEFLNARSAEELVTVQTKFATARAKQSETVEAVEDERVEETEAQTA, from the coding sequence ATGCCTAAGAGTATCATACGAACCGGGAATGCTTTTATCCTGCAATTCAAGAGCTACCATCTCACCGATTCGGTTAAGGTCTTCCAGCACAATGTGAGGACCAGGGACTCGAAATGGGTCGACCCCACCCGCAGCGACCTCAACCTCTACTGGCAGGTCGAACCGAACCGGAAAGATATCGTCACTCATTTACAAGAGAGCTATCTTGGAAGAGTCGCGGCTTGGATAGGCGGGGGCGAACTCGCCGCTAGCCTGTTCGTCTTCGCTCTTCTCGAAGCCACCATCCGCCATTTGCGCGACCACCTCGTCCCCGCGGACGTTCGCACCTTCGAGGAACGAAAACAGGAACTGGAACGCCTCGCCGACAGCGGGGCTACGGAACTTCCCCCGGACTTCTCTTTCGCACCCTTCGCAAGGAAAGACCGCACGGTGTTTGTCCACGAGTGGGTGGTGAGCGCATCCAGTCCGTTCTTCCACAGCTTGATAGGTCGAGAACTGGTGAAAAGAGAGGATTATGAGGAAATAAGCCGGAACCCTAAACTTTTAGAGTGGGTAGCGGATAACATCCGCTTTTTCGGAAAAATCTACCGTTATTCCACCATAATCGCTACTCTTCACTTGGACGAGAAGGTCCCGCACCTTCACATCATGACCGCCCCGCTTTGGTTCGATAGCGACCGCAGCCGCTTGTATTGGTCCGGTAAAAAGTTTTTGGGGGACAGGTATTCCGCCCGGTACCGGTTCTACGAGATTTTGACGAGTTACGAGGAAGCCGTGGGACAGAAGTACGGTTTAGGCAGAGGTCTTCGACAGGAACTCACCGGGCGAGACAAATACAACGTCCCCATCCAGGTCGTTCGCAAACTCACCTCGGCCATCCTCGCAGAAATCCGCCAGAGACTCGAACAGGGGGAAAAAATCGAAGACATCCTGGGGGATGAGAGGTTGTACGCCGGAATAAACAAGCACATGAACTACACCGCCGAGATTACCGCCCAGAAAAACGAGGAACTGCTCAGAGAGGTTAGGGCTTTGCGGGACGAGAACCGGCGTCTCAAGGAAGCCCTCGAAGAGTTCCTGAACGCCCGGTCCGCAGAGGAACTCGTCACCGTCCAGACCAAGTTCGCTACCGCCCGCGCTAAACAGTCCGAGACGGTCGAGGCTGTCGAGGACGAAAGAGTCGAGGAAACGGAAGCGCAGACCGCGTAA
- a CDS encoding nitroreductase, translating to MVQNGSPFAENPVLKAIYGRRSIREYTDEIPPRELVLEIVRAGIWAPSGLNNQPWRFAIVWNQEVRERLAELTRYGEIIRRAPVVIAVFLDQKVMYHQIKDHQSAGACLENMLLAAHALGLGGVWLGEILKNGDRVREVLGLPEGLELAAVVALGYPNDRRKRTGRKPLESFILKEIH from the coding sequence ATGGTTCAGAACGGCTCTCCCTTTGCGGAAAATCCGGTGCTTAAGGCCATTTACGGCCGGCGCAGCATTCGCGAATACACCGACGAGATCCCGCCCCGGGAGCTCGTCCTGGAGATCGTCCGGGCCGGAATATGGGCCCCCTCGGGGCTTAACAACCAGCCCTGGCGATTTGCCATTGTGTGGAACCAGGAAGTGCGGGAGAGGCTGGCGGAGCTCACCCGTTACGGAGAGATCATTCGGCGGGCTCCGGTGGTGATCGCCGTCTTTCTGGATCAGAAGGTCATGTATCACCAAATCAAGGACCATCAGTCCGCCGGGGCCTGTCTGGAAAACATGCTCCTTGCGGCACACGCCCTGGGACTGGGCGGAGTGTGGCTGGGTGAAATCCTGAAAAATGGCGATCGGGTGAGGGAGGTGCTGGGGCTCCCTGAGGGGCTGGAACTGGCCGCGGTGGTGGCTCTGGGATACCCCAACGACCGGCGCAAGCGCACCGGTCGCAAACCGCTCGAGAGTTTCATCCTCAAGGAGATCCATTGA
- a CDS encoding DUF4390 domain-containing protein — MRGLAAFFLALFFLGASQALALRIRDLNVAPYRDYLLIYAYLEDLPWEDLKEALRHGLGLTFNFKIEVYRVRRLLRDEKFFEENIARTVYYDPVKNIYYVQTVGALESPRRATSPRQALMLAANLEGVPLFPLVRLKPGVRYRLKVRAEVRKITRVGWPKKIIRFLLFKGDTLESSWATLSFSL; from the coding sequence TTGAGGGGGCTGGCTGCATTTTTTCTGGCGCTCTTTTTCCTCGGGGCCTCGCAGGCCCTGGCCCTCAGGATACGAGACCTTAATGTGGCCCCCTATCGTGATTATCTACTGATATACGCCTATCTGGAGGATCTCCCCTGGGAAGACCTCAAGGAGGCCCTCCGACACGGTCTCGGCCTGACCTTTAACTTCAAAATAGAGGTCTATAGAGTTAGGCGTCTTCTCCGGGACGAAAAGTTCTTTGAGGAGAACATTGCCCGTACGGTTTACTACGATCCGGTCAAAAACATCTACTATGTACAGACCGTAGGCGCGCTGGAGTCCCCTCGCCGGGCCACCTCCCCGCGTCAGGCCCTGATGCTTGCGGCAAACCTCGAGGGAGTTCCCCTTTTCCCTCTCGTGCGACTCAAGCCGGGAGTGCGGTATCGATTGAAAGTCCGGGCCGAGGTCCGGAAAATAACCCGGGTGGGCTGGCCCAAAAAGATAATCCGTTTCCTGCTATTCAAAGGGGATACCCTGGAATCTTCGTGGGCCACTCTTAGTTTTTCGCTATGA
- a CDS encoding PAS domain-containing sensor histidine kinase: MSLSREEILKIRREVLFILLGLGLFALLVFVEFRVFQILPWSFSGQNLVIFALIQINLILLLLVIYLVLRNILKTIFEARATRISSSLRIKLVLSFLLLTFVPALLLFMVSHRFIETSLEYWFGSNLDQQLEKALLEARAYYQDREREILLKLQEFEKGYLRRTKHLSSRSLRHWRRRLGLDTLEVYDTRGGILKRSYARGVKQKALGIPPSVLRQLISSKAPVSENSELGTRVLLRVFLYASYRGQPVVVAGGKFLDPGLEKLIKDISSGVGLYQQLKFLRAPLKTSLLLLLLLVTLLTIFVGVWFGMRFARRLTDPLQELAEAADRIAARDFEVSLPEETPDEVGVLVKAFRRMTGELRHYRERVEETTRALAEANEELKRRTAYLETVLYNITAGVLAVDRKERLTLTNHRARELLEIPRSPEGRPLAEVVSEELLGAFRELMERASRDRPAFLPVRLMQEKGPRVLGLTAVRLPEEAFPGYLFLVEDLTEKERMERLAAWREVARRIAHEVKNPLTPIQLSAQRLRRKLSEKLSPEDREVLARCTTTIEKQVEELKRLVNEFSAFARLPGLRLEENDLGEVLREVVALYQEAHREVRFRVEAEPLPPFLFDRDQIKRVFLNLFDNAIAAMEERGEVRVRVVREADWVRIEVEDTGPGIPPEILPRLFEPYASGKGGTGLGLAIVNSIVQGHGGEIRAEENRPHGARFVIRLPFRRRPHA; the protein is encoded by the coding sequence ATGAGCCTTTCTCGAGAAGAAATACTGAAAATTCGCCGGGAAGTTCTCTTCATTCTTCTGGGGCTGGGTCTTTTCGCCCTGCTCGTTTTCGTGGAATTCCGGGTCTTTCAGATCCTGCCCTGGAGCTTTTCCGGCCAGAATCTGGTCATCTTTGCCCTGATCCAGATCAATCTCATCCTGCTCCTTCTGGTGATCTATCTGGTGTTGCGCAACATTCTCAAGACCATTTTCGAGGCCCGCGCCACTCGCATATCAAGTAGCCTGCGCATAAAACTGGTGCTTTCCTTTCTGCTCCTTACCTTCGTTCCTGCTCTTCTCCTTTTCATGGTCTCCCACCGGTTCATCGAGACCAGCCTGGAATACTGGTTCGGGAGCAATCTCGATCAGCAACTGGAAAAGGCCCTCCTCGAGGCCCGGGCCTACTATCAGGATCGGGAGCGGGAGATCCTCCTTAAGCTACAGGAGTTCGAGAAAGGGTATCTGCGGCGGACGAAACACCTTTCTTCCCGCTCTCTTCGTCACTGGAGACGCCGTCTAGGGCTGGACACCCTGGAGGTTTACGATACCCGGGGAGGGATCCTCAAGCGCTCCTACGCTCGGGGGGTCAAACAGAAGGCTTTGGGTATTCCACCCTCCGTATTGCGCCAGCTAATTTCCTCGAAGGCCCCCGTTTCGGAAAACAGTGAACTAGGAACCAGGGTTCTCCTGCGGGTCTTCCTGTATGCTTCCTATCGCGGTCAACCGGTGGTGGTGGCCGGAGGGAAGTTCCTGGATCCCGGGCTGGAAAAATTGATCAAGGACATCAGTTCCGGTGTGGGGCTTTATCAGCAGCTCAAGTTCCTGCGGGCCCCGCTCAAGACCTCGCTTCTTCTCCTCCTGCTGCTGGTCACCCTTCTTACCATATTCGTGGGGGTCTGGTTCGGGATGCGGTTTGCCCGACGGCTTACCGATCCTCTCCAGGAACTGGCCGAGGCGGCGGATCGAATCGCCGCCCGGGACTTCGAAGTGAGTCTCCCGGAAGAGACCCCGGACGAGGTGGGAGTCCTAGTCAAGGCCTTCCGCCGGATGACCGGCGAGTTGCGGCATTATCGGGAAAGGGTGGAGGAGACCACCCGGGCGCTGGCCGAAGCCAACGAGGAACTCAAGAGACGCACCGCCTATCTCGAGACCGTGCTCTACAACATTACCGCCGGGGTGCTGGCGGTGGATCGGAAGGAGCGCCTCACCCTCACCAACCACCGCGCCCGGGAGCTTCTGGAGATCCCCCGATCGCCGGAGGGACGGCCTCTGGCCGAGGTGGTCTCCGAGGAGCTTCTAGGGGCCTTTCGTGAGCTCATGGAAAGGGCCAGCCGTGATCGGCCGGCCTTCCTCCCGGTAAGGTTGATGCAGGAAAAGGGCCCCCGGGTGCTGGGACTCACCGCCGTGCGCCTACCGGAAGAGGCCTTCCCGGGCTATCTTTTCCTGGTGGAGGATCTAACGGAGAAGGAGCGCATGGAGAGACTCGCCGCCTGGCGGGAGGTGGCCCGCAGAATCGCCCACGAGGTCAAAAATCCCCTGACTCCCATCCAGCTTTCCGCTCAACGCCTGCGGCGCAAACTCTCCGAAAAACTCTCCCCGGAGGACCGGGAGGTTCTGGCCCGCTGCACCACCACCATCGAAAAACAGGTGGAGGAGTTGAAGCGCCTGGTAAACGAGTTTTCGGCCTTTGCCCGTCTGCCCGGACTCCGTCTGGAGGAGAACGACCTGGGGGAGGTCCTGCGCGAGGTGGTGGCCCTCTACCAAGAGGCTCACCGGGAGGTGCGGTTCCGGGTGGAGGCCGAACCCCTCCCCCCCTTCCTTTTCGATCGGGATCAGATAAAAAGAGTTTTCCTGAACCTCTTCGACAACGCCATAGCCGCCATGGAGGAGAGGGGCGAGGTGCGGGTGCGCGTGGTAAGAGAGGCCGACTGGGTAAGGATAGAGGTGGAGGATACCGGTCCGGGGATTCCTCCGGAGATCCTCCCCCGGCTCTTCGAACCGTACGCCTCGGGAAAGGGAGGCACGGGCCTGGGACTGGCCATAGTCAACTCCATCGTTCAGGGGCACGGGGGAGAGATCCGGGCGGAGGAAAACCGGCCTCACGGGGCCCGGTTTGTAATCCGCCTTCCCTTCCGCAGGAGGCCTCATGCCTGA
- a CDS encoding site-specific integrase has translation MRDALDDLFSVVIVPVPGRGKKTVRVYPRPARCPKCKKPYKEDPRVGFRCPRCRSKPERLFVSLSWQGKLVRVYSDKQGNPLTDFRQAQRVLQLIAHELETGEFDPTRWVKKEAEKFLFKNLAQEYLEERKKAMTPAGFASKESWFRKWLIPTLGELDVRDLKAYHLNDLKKAMLDAGLSKSSVKKAFVELRAFLNWLKRLERIERLPYFPDRDIRPEEPPIRWLSPEQQALILSYIPPEHRNIIEFGFLTGLRIGELRALMWDAVDLREGYILVFRTFSNDRLLETPKEKAAKVIPLVGRIREIIQEQARQKRSMFVFSYRDPHYKERWTAYPYKRLLDIFKQAAKKAGINISLYAAIRHSFAMQRLKGGYSYEEVGAALGHKSPQTTRRYARLRAEMVESIFASPVKVVSIEEARKKRRKNGGKDG, from the coding sequence ATGAGAGACGCGCTTGACGACCTGTTCTCGGTCGTGATAGTACCGGTACCCGGAAGGGGGAAGAAGACCGTGCGTGTCTATCCCAGACCGGCGAGGTGTCCTAAATGTAAGAAGCCATATAAAGAGGACCCTCGCGTCGGGTTCCGGTGTCCTCGCTGTCGTTCGAAGCCTGAACGTCTCTTCGTAAGCCTTAGCTGGCAGGGGAAGCTCGTCCGAGTCTATAGCGACAAGCAGGGGAATCCTCTCACCGACTTCCGCCAGGCGCAGAGGGTGCTGCAGCTGATAGCTCACGAACTTGAGACCGGCGAGTTTGACCCGACCCGGTGGGTGAAGAAGGAAGCGGAAAAGTTCCTCTTCAAAAACCTCGCTCAGGAATACCTTGAAGAGCGAAAGAAAGCCATGACCCCTGCCGGGTTCGCCTCAAAAGAGTCCTGGTTCCGCAAGTGGCTCATCCCCACTCTAGGCGAACTCGATGTCCGAGACCTGAAAGCCTACCACCTCAACGACCTCAAAAAGGCCATGCTCGACGCCGGGCTTTCAAAGAGTTCGGTCAAAAAGGCTTTCGTGGAACTGAGAGCCTTCCTCAACTGGCTCAAGAGGCTTGAGAGAATAGAAAGACTTCCCTATTTCCCGGACAGAGACATTCGCCCGGAAGAACCGCCTATCCGCTGGCTTTCGCCGGAACAGCAAGCGTTGATTTTGTCTTACATCCCGCCGGAACACCGGAACATAATCGAGTTTGGCTTTCTCACCGGGCTTCGGATAGGGGAACTTCGCGCCCTCATGTGGGACGCCGTGGACCTGCGGGAAGGCTACATCCTCGTCTTTCGGACCTTCTCAAACGACCGCTTGCTCGAAACCCCGAAAGAGAAAGCCGCGAAAGTTATCCCTCTCGTGGGACGCATCCGGGAAATCATCCAGGAACAAGCCAGACAAAAACGGTCCATGTTCGTCTTCTCTTACCGGGACCCTCACTATAAAGAGAGATGGACCGCCTACCCCTACAAAAGGTTGCTCGACATCTTCAAACAAGCCGCAAAGAAAGCCGGAATAAACATTTCTCTCTACGCTGCTATTCGGCACAGTTTCGCCATGCAGAGATTGAAAGGTGGGTATTCTTACGAAGAGGTTGGCGCCGCCCTGGGACACAAGTCCCCGCAGACCACGAGAAGGTATGCCAGACTCAGGGCTGAGATGGTGGAATCCATCTTCGCCTCGCCGGTGAAGGTGGTGTCCATCGAGGAAGCCCGGAAGAAACGAAGGAAAAACGGGGGCAAAGATGGATAA
- a CDS encoding flavodoxin family protein: MSKILGILGSPHSYGGSGSLLRCALLAAQELGFETELVELYRERIEPCRGCVQDEEPTCKYPCIFEDYGREILFKLREADGYIVASPVYWYAPSGPLKILIDRMTALENMVAFGEPSYVEGKAVGVITVGADAGATLAGAYLLTVLNAMGAIIPPWAHAYSHRGKEALFDDRAVMDAINVGRLVAGLLLRVRGQNGPLTYLDDPDLRDRIRTAVLEEKRRWEAQYGSERLSLCGKSGA, from the coding sequence ATGAGTAAGATCCTGGGAATTCTCGGTTCCCCTCATTCCTACGGAGGGTCGGGGTCTCTTTTGCGATGCGCGTTGCTTGCCGCCCAGGAGCTGGGTTTCGAGACCGAACTGGTGGAACTTTACCGGGAAAGAATCGAACCCTGCCGCGGCTGCGTTCAGGACGAGGAACCCACCTGTAAGTACCCCTGCATTTTCGAGGACTACGGCCGAGAGATCCTGTTCAAACTCAGGGAAGCGGACGGATACATCGTGGCCTCACCGGTTTACTGGTATGCCCCATCGGGGCCTCTCAAGATCCTCATCGACCGCATGACCGCTCTCGAAAACATGGTGGCCTTCGGAGAGCCCAGCTATGTGGAGGGGAAGGCGGTGGGGGTCATCACCGTTGGGGCCGACGCCGGAGCCACCCTGGCCGGGGCTTACCTCCTCACCGTGCTCAACGCCATGGGGGCCATAATCCCCCCCTGGGCTCACGCCTATTCCCACCGGGGAAAGGAGGCCCTTTTCGACGACCGGGCCGTGATGGATGCCATCAATGTGGGACGTCTGGTGGCCGGGCTCCTCCTGCGAGTAAGGGGACAGAACGGACCCCTCACCTACCTCGACGATCCGGATCTGCGGGATCGGATCCGGACCGCCGTGCTCGAGGAAAAAAGACGCTGGGAGGCGCAGTATGGTTCAGAACGGCTCTCCCTTTGCGGAAAATCCGGTGCTTAA